One Burkholderia sp. PAMC 26561 genomic window carries:
- the metK gene encoding methionine adenosyltransferase, giving the protein MSNNYFFTSESVSEGHPDKVADQISDAILDAILAQDKYSRVAAETLCNTGLVVLAGEITTQANVDYIQVARDTIKRIGYDNTDYGIDYRGCAVLVAYDKQSRDIAQGVDAAHDDNLDQGAGDQGLMFGYACDETPELMPLPIHLSHRLVERQANMRRDGRLNWLRPDAKSQVTVRYVDGKAHSIDTVVLSTQHAPDIELKALREAVIEEIIKPVLPPELIKGDIKFLVNPTGRFVIGGPQGDCGLTGRKIIVDTYGGAAPHGGGAFSGKDPSKVDRSAAYAGRYVAKNIVAAGLASRCLIQVSYAIGVARPTSVMVNTFGTGRVSDAKIQELVLEHFDLRPKGIIQMLDLLRPIYEKSAAYGHFGREEPEFTWEATDKALLLAEAAGTEPVTETA; this is encoded by the coding sequence GTGTCAAACAACTACTTCTTTACCTCTGAATCCGTCTCTGAAGGCCACCCGGACAAGGTTGCCGACCAGATCTCCGACGCCATCCTCGACGCCATCCTGGCTCAGGACAAGTACTCCCGCGTCGCGGCCGAAACGCTTTGCAACACTGGCTTGGTCGTCCTGGCGGGCGAAATCACAACCCAGGCGAACGTCGACTACATCCAGGTCGCGCGCGACACCATCAAGCGCATCGGTTACGACAACACGGATTACGGCATCGACTATCGCGGCTGCGCCGTGCTCGTGGCGTATGACAAACAGTCGCGGGATATCGCGCAAGGTGTTGACGCCGCGCACGACGACAACCTCGACCAGGGCGCCGGCGACCAGGGCCTGATGTTCGGCTACGCCTGCGACGAAACGCCTGAGTTGATGCCGCTGCCCATTCACCTGTCGCACCGTCTGGTCGAGCGTCAGGCGAACATGCGCCGCGACGGCCGCCTGAACTGGCTGCGTCCGGACGCGAAGTCACAAGTCACCGTGCGTTATGTCGATGGCAAGGCGCACAGCATCGATACCGTCGTGCTGTCTACGCAGCACGCGCCGGACATCGAATTGAAGGCGCTGCGCGAAGCGGTGATCGAGGAGATCATCAAGCCGGTGCTCCCGCCAGAGCTGATCAAGGGCGACATCAAGTTTCTGGTGAACCCGACCGGGCGTTTCGTTATCGGCGGTCCGCAAGGCGATTGCGGCTTGACAGGCCGCAAGATCATTGTCGATACCTACGGCGGCGCGGCGCCTCACGGCGGCGGTGCGTTCTCGGGCAAGGATCCGTCGAAGGTCGACCGCTCGGCGGCTTATGCGGGACGTTATGTCGCGAAGAACATCGTGGCCGCGGGCCTGGCTTCACGTTGCCTGATCCAGGTGTCGTACGCCATTGGCGTGGCGCGCCCGACTTCGGTCATGGTGAACACGTTTGGTACGGGCCGCGTGTCGGATGCGAAGATCCAGGAGCTCGTGCTCGAGCATTTCGACCTGCGTCCGAAGGGCATCATCCAGATGCTCGACCTGCTGCGCCCGATCTACGAAAAGTCGGCTGCATATGGTCACTTTGGCCGTGAAGAGCCGGAATTTACGTGGGAAGCCACGGACAAGGCATTGCTGTTGGCTGAAGCCGCTGGTACGGAACCCGTGACCGAAACGGCTTGA